CGCACCAGCAGGTCGGTCGGCACCTGACCGCCGGTGTACCGGGCGACCGGCTGGACGGCCGCGTCGACCGCAGCCGTGCTGCCCTCCCGATCGGGGTCGCCCGGACGGGTGCCGTCGCTGGCGGCGATGTCGACGAGCAGGTCTGCGAGCAGTCGGGCCACCCGGGTGGCCGGGCCGACCGTGTCCTGCGGCGCGGCGTACCCCGGCACCGGTGAGCCGTAGACCAGGGCGTACTGGTGCGGGTCCGCCCTCGCCCACCCGCGGGTGGCGACGGCGACCGCGCGCCACCGGCCGGCCAGGTCCTCGCGGGGCACCCGCGCCTCGGCCCGCTCGACGGCCGAGCCGAGGGAGTCGTACGCGTCGATGATGAGGGCCGTCAGCAGCGCGTCCCGGCTGGGGAAGTAGCGGTAGACCGCCGAGGACACCATCCCGACGTCGCGGGCCACGGCTCGCAGCGACAGCCCGACCGCACCGTGATCGGCCAGGTGGGCGCGCGCGGTCTCGAGGATCGCCGTCCTCATCTGCTCGCGGGCCTGCGCGCGCACGCCCCCGGCGCGGGTGGTGGTGTCTGCCATGCCGGAAGGATCGCACATCGGCGAGCGCCGCACACTCAGGAGAGCACCGCTCTTGCGTCCATGGTCCAGTGGGTGTTCACTGATCTCTACAGAGAGCACCGCTCACACAAGGAGACCTCCATGACCCAGCTCCACGTCGTCGTCGGCGCCGGACCCGTCGGCTCGACCGCCGCGACCCGGCTCGCCGAGCAGGGCCACCGCGTCCGTGTCGTCACCCGCTCCGGCTCCGGCCCGGTACGCCCCGGCGTCGAGTGCATGGCGGCCGACGCCGCGGACGCCCCGGCGATGGCCCGCCTGAGCGAGGGGGCGAGCGCGATCTACAACTGCGCCAACCCCTCGTACACCACCTGGACCACGGCGTGGCCGCCGCTGTCGGCTTCGCTCCTGTCCGCGGCTGAGGCCTCGGGCGCCGTGCTCGCCGCGGTCAGCAACCTGTACGTGTACGGTCCCGTCGACCGGCCGATGACGGAGCAGACGCCGATGTGCTCCCGCGACAGCAAGGGCAGGGTCCGGACGCAGATGTGGCGGGACGCCCTCGCCGCGCACCAGGCCGGCCGGGTCCGCTACGTCGAGGTCCGCGCCAGCGACTACCCGGACGCCCCCGGGGCGACGTCCCACCTGTCCCGCCACGTGGCCGCGCTGCGGGCCGGGAGGACATGCCAGGTGATGGGGAGCCCGGACCGGGCGCACTCGTGGACCGCGACCGGTGACGTGGTCGCGCTGCTGCTCGCCGCGGCAGCCGACCCGACGGCGTACGGGCGCGCCTGGCACGTCCCGTCGGCCCCGCCGCGCACCCAGCGCGAGGCGCTCACAGACCTGGCCGCCGCCGCCGGACTGACGGCGGCACCGAAGGTCCGCGGCACCAGTCCGGCACTGCTGCGCGCCGTCGGCCTGGTCGTGCCGGTGGTCCGCGAGATCGCCGGGACGGTGTACCAGTTCGCCGACGACTTCGTCATCGACGACAGCGCCGCCCGGGAGCACTTCGGCCTCACCCACACCCCGTGGCCCGACACCGTCAGGCGGGTCCTCGCCAACGACGACGCCGTCCCGGCCGCTCGGCGGGCCGCCTGATGCGCCGGCTCCCGGTCGCGGGCGCCCTGCTGGTCGGCTCGGCTGTCCTCAGTCTGGTGGGGTACGCCGTCCTCGGCACCAAGTTCGGCTGGCCCGCGGTGCTCGACGAGCCCGGCACCGTCGCCCTCGACCGCTTCGTCGAGGCCGAGCCGTGGGTCCGGGTGGGCTTCTACGCCTTCTTGCTGTCCAGCCTCGTCTTGGTTCCTGCGGCCGTCGCGCTCGAGGACGGGCTCACCCGCGGCCAGGCGGCCGCTCGGACGATCACTGCGTTCGGTGTGCTGGGCGCGTTCGCCCAGATGCTCGGCTGGGTCCGCTGGCCGCTCGCGGTGCCCGCCCTCGCCGACCGCTGGACCGACCCGTCCGCGGGCCAGGCGGACCTGGCGGTGACGGCGGCGGTGTACGACCTGCTCAACGGTTACGCCGGCGGCGCCGTCGGCGAGCACCTCGGCTGGTTGCTCCAGGGCGTCTGGGCGGTCGGGGTGTCCCTGTGGGTGCTGAGGGCACGAGGTCTGCCGCCCTGGTTCGCGGTGCTGGGGGTCGCGTTGTCGGTGGTCTGGGCGTTGCTCGTCCCGGTCGCCACGGCCTTCGGCCTGCCGACGCTCGAGTTCTGGAGCCTCAACGTCTACACCGCCTGGTACCTGTGGCTGCTGGCGCTCGGCGTCCTGCTGATGGTGCGACGGGTCGAGCCGCCGGCGGAACCGGTCCTCGACCGGGTCCGCCGCCAGCTGCCGGCGGTCGGGTCGTGACCGCCGCGGCCAGGGATGACGATGTGCCAGCGCCGGGGGACTGCGCCAGTTCAGGGGCGCAACCGGCGAGCTGGGCCAGCTCCTCGACGACGTCCATGGTCCGCTGGTTCGCGGGCAGCCGCATGTCGAACCGAGCGGGCGGCGGGGCGGACGACGTCGGTGTTCTCGCAGCTTCCTGGCGCCAGCCAGCCACCGGCGAGGCGGCTGTAGGTCAAGGTGCCCGTCCCGTGGCGCTGCGGTCAGCGTCGCCAGAGCCGTACCCCGGTTCCCATCAGCCAGACCGCAAGGCCGGTCTGCAGCGGGAAGAGGAGGGCCCAGCGGGTGTCACCGGTCGCTGTGACCAGGGGGCTGGCTGCCGCCGACCCCAGACCACCGAGCACGGCGAAGCCGGCCAGTACCCGGGCAGGTCGGGTCTTCGCGGCGGCGGCGACCGCGACGGCGATGATGGCGCTGGTCAGGCCGACGGCCGGCGAGGCGACCAGTTGCACCAGGACGTGCAGGTCCAGCACCGGCGTGGCCTCGTGGTGTTCGAGGGCGAGCGCGTCGTTGGCTGCCAGCAGGTGCGGGAGCATCTCGGCGGCGCCGAGCGCCCAAGCGACGGCGACGAGGGGCAGCCAGCGCTGCACGCGCCCTCCGAAGGCCTCGGAGTGCCACGCGGCGACGAAGGCGAGGCAGCCCGTGACACTGCCGGCCAGCAGCACCAGGTGGGACGACAGCCAACCGGGCGAGGAGAACATGGTCAGCAGGTACTCGTCGACCGTTTCTCCCGACCCCCTCGGGTGCAGCTGCCCACCCGCCGCCATCAGCAGTCCGCCGAGGACGAACAGCGCGGCCGTGGCCCGGTGCGTCACCCGACGGTCGTTGCGGCCCGTCGTCAGCCCCATCGTTGACGTCGCCATCTCAGACAGTCACCAGGGTGTTGTGGCCGACGACGATCTCCGGCCGCCCGACGCCGTCGCTCGGCACGTGGATGAGGCTCGTCGACGTCGCTCGGTGCACTCCGACCAGCGGGCCGGTCGGGCAGTCGAGGGTGTTGACCGAGATCGCGGCGACCGTGCCGTCCACGAGCTCGATGGCGCGGACGAGCTGCATCCGGTTCACGCTCCCGGCGTAGATGGTGGCGAGGATGGCGGCGTGTCCCGCGGCGATGCCCGCGCGGCCGACGATGTGCTCGCCCCGGATGTTCACGAACGAGGCGTCCGGCGCGAAGTTGCTGCCGAACGCCTCGCCGTCGCCGTCGTTCCACGCCTTCTCGAGGCGTGCCAGCACCTCGAGTGCGACGGTCTCGGCTTCCCTGCTGCTCCGGGCTTCGGCGTTGCTCCCGGCGTGGCGGAGAGGGGTGACGGTCATGCTGGTGGTCCTTTCGGTGAGCGGAACCTGATTGGTTCAAGTACTGCTCAGTGAATATAGGGCAACTCAGTCAACCTGTACAGTGTTCTCGTGACTCCTTCCCGCCCCTACCGCTCGGAGCTCCGCGAGCAGCAGGCCGAGCGCACCCGCGAGCTCATCGCGGCGTCGGCCCGGGAGAGGTTCCTGGAGAAGGGGTGGGCGGGCACCAGCGTCCGCTCGGTCGCGGAGGGTGCGGGTATCTCCGAGGCGACCGTCTACAGCGTCTACGGCAGCAAGGCCGGCCTGGCGAGTTCACTGATCGACGCCGCCGAGCAGGGTGCCAACGTGCAGCAGGCGATCGCCGAGATCAAGGACCGCGTCGGCGACCCCGGCGGGCAGCTGCGCGCCTTCGTCGGCTTCGACCGGCGGCTCTACGAGGACGCTGGTGACGTGCTCCGCATCCTCGCCGAGGGCAGGCGCCAGCACCCGGACCTGGGAGCGGCGTACGACGAGGGCCGCAGACGTGGTGACGACCAGCGCCGCGACGTCTTCTCTTCCTGGCCGGCCGACGAGTGGCGTGCGGGCCTCGACGTCGAGCGGGGAGTGGCGATCTACGCAGTCCTCGTCTCGCTCGACAGCTTTGCGATCGCGACGCGGGACTATGGCTGGAGTCCCGCTGAGGTCGAGGAGTGGTGGCACCGCACACTCACCGAACTGCTCCTCCGCTAGCTCGGCCCGCCGCTCAAACGGCCCTTGCCGCGGCACCTCACGAGCTCCAGGTGCTCCAGGACGAGTTCCGGGTCGGCTTCGTCCATCCAGTGCGGTGCGCTGACGGACGTCCAGACGCCGGGGGACCAGCGCTTGACGAAGGCCTTGCGCAGGGGATCGTCTGCGACCTCGCCGCGACCTGAGGGGTCCTCAGCTGCCAGGTAGGTGAGGGGGACGTCGGGCTCCCGATCTCGACGGTCGTAGGCCCATCGCGCAAGGCGACAGTTGTCGATCTTCTCGAGGGAGTCGAGGGCGTCAGCATCCCGGTTGGCCCTGGAGCACATGCCGACGAAGCCGTGGCGCTCGTCGATGACGTAGTCGTCCGGGACGGAGGAGTCGAGCAGCAGGACTCCTGCGACCTTGTCCGGGTGAGCGACGGCGTACGCGCTGGCCACGAGTCCACCGAAGGATGCTCCGAGCAACACGAATGGACCATCCTCACTCACGGCGTCCAGCACGCCGTCGACGTCAGCCACGATGTCGTCAGGCGTCCGAGTGCCTTCCACTGTCTCGCTGCGCCCTGTGTTGCGACGTTCGTACGAGCAGATGCGATGCCGCCCGCCATCGGCCTGTTCCATGGCTTGGACCTTGCTGACGCCGAGCACAGTCGGGTCAGGTGCCCACCCGCTGAAGTAGAGGACCGTCGGCGATCCGCGACCAGCGCAGCGCGCGTAGATGTCATGGCCATCCACCCCGACCAATCCTTCGACGGTCCTGGTCCGCTGCACGGGAAGGTCGATCCGAGGAGGACCGGACGCAAGAGCCGTGGCGGACAGGGCCGAGGGATCCGACGACGGACTCGCTGACGTGGACGGCGTCGAGGGTGGTGCGACACCGCAGCCGGCAAGTACCAGCACGCTCAGGGCCACCCCGACCCGCGATCGACGCTGCCTCCAGCGCACATGACCTCCCCGGCCAGCGCCCAGTTCCGCTGTCGTACCGTACCGCCGGTCGGCCATGAACCGCAGGCTCAGCCGCTGACTGCTGTGGTCCAGGAGCGGTGGAAGTGAGCGAGCCACGAGCCGCATGTGGTGTGGGACGCACGGCGGTCGGCGACCGTTGTGCGGGACGCACGCAGTAGTCGACCCTCCTGCGTGACGCACGCAGTAGTCAACCCTCCTGCGTGACGCACGCGGCTCGATCCCGATGGCGATCCGGGAGAACTCTTGTCTCCTTCCAAGAACCCACGTGCGTGTGGTGGAAAGCAGGCTCGAGCATGACGTGTGGCTGACCGACGGGTCTCGACGTGGGATCGCCGCGAGTGCGGACGCTGGCGACAGCGGTGCTCATGCTCGGGATCTCGGCTGGCTCCACGCCGGCTCGACGGACGGGACGTGCGTGAGCTCAGTTCAGTGGCGGCTGGCTCGGCTCGACGCTCTCATCGTCCGCCGGCGGGTCCGGGGCCATGCGTTGGTCATCACCGTGATGGGCTCGCTCGCCCTCCTGCTCAACGCCACCCTTGGCGGGTCCCGGTGGCACTGTCGGGAGGGGTGGTCCTGCCCGACTTCCTGGCGCCCTGGACCGGTGGCCGCATGGTGCTGCTTGGTCGGTTGGAGAGCTCTGCGACCCTGCAGTGCAATCGGCGCTCCAGCTCTCGGCCGTGCCGTCCACGTCCGCTTTGGCCTGGTTCGTGTCTCCTCCCACCGCCGCCCTGCTGTTCGTGCCGTTGGCGGCCTTCACGTACGGCTGGGCTGCCCTGGTCTGGACAGCCGTTACGGTCGTGGCCCTTGGTCTCGCGCTGTGTTGGGCGCGGCGGGTCCTATCGAAGAGTCACGGTGACCACCAGCTCTTCGTGCTGGTGATGTGGTCGACGCCGGCGGTCTTCGAGCTGGTTGGTGCCGGTCAGGACACAGCGTTGGCGCTGTTGATCGTCATGCTGTCGCTCCGGCGCCGGCTCGCGTTCGCCGCCGGCACCCGCCGCAGGGGCCGCGCCGCAGCAGAGACGGGTAGGCATCGGCGCTTGACAGGCTTCCGTCGATGGGCGGAAGGGCGACCGCCCAACGCTTGGGAGGATGTGGCTCATGGGATGGGAAGCCCTTGAACAGTGGGGTGACGCCAGGCGGGTGGAACCGCTCGCTGGCGGAGTGGCCAACCAGGTGTGGAGCGTCCGCGTCGGGGGACAGCTCGCCGTCGGCCGTCTCGGTGCCCGCAGCGACGCTGACCTCGCCTGGGAGACCGACCTGCTGCGACACCTGGATCGTGGAGGGCTGACGGTGCCCGTGCCGATCGCGACGACAGCGGGCCGGTGGTTCGCCGACGGTCTGGTGGTGATGACCTACGTGGAGGGAGTACCTCCGGAAACGGAGGACGACTGGCGCCGCGTGGCCGACACGCTCGGGCGGCTCCACGGGCTGACGCAAGGGTGGCCGCAGCGCCCGGGCTGGCGTTCGTCGGTCGACCTCCTCCAGGCGGTGAGCGGGACGAGGATCGACCTCGGCGCGATGCCGCCCGAGGGTGTGGCTCGCTGCCGGGCAGCGTGGGCGAGGCTGAGCGGGCGGCCGACTTGCGTCGTCCATGGCGATCCCAACCCGGGCAACATCCGCATCACAGCCGATCGGGTCGCGCTGATCGACTGGGACGAGTCGCACGTCGACGTCCCGGACCTGGACTTGGTGCTGCCTCACAACGCGGCTGAGCTCCCGGACGGCGCGTACGACATCGCGGCGCAGGCCTCGGCCGCCTGGGAAGCTGCAGTCTGCTGGGACGACGAGCATGCACGGGAGCAACTTTCCCGGGTGAGAGCCGCTGAACCCGGGACCGTAGTGGCCGACCGTTGTGCCGGACGCGCGTAGTGGCCGACCGTCGTGCGGAGCGGGTAGCAGCGGACCCACCTGCGGGATCCTCGCAGGATCCGACCGTCGTTCGGGACGCTCGCAGCAGCCGATTGATCAGCGGCTGACGCGGTTCTGGTAGCAGCGAGCGAGCAACTCGAGCCGCCCTCACTGGTCGGCTACGTCGCGGCCGCCGAAGCCGGGGAGTGCTAGGGGACGGCGTCGGTAGGCAGCCCTGCGGCCCGATGTTCCCCTTGGGGCTGCTCGCGACCCGGGTGTGGCGCCTGCGCTTGTTCAGCGTCGACGACTTTCCCGAGGAACTTCTGCACCGCGTCCGCCTCAGCATGGGTGAGCTCGGCCGCGGCCGCTTGCAGCCGCGTTGCGAGCGGCGCCAGGTGCTGTTGTCCGAAGGCCTGCGCCGCCGGGCCGAGAATCACCTGGGTCCGCCGCCGGTCGCCGGGGTAGGGCTCGCGTCGTGCGAGGTCGCGTGCTTCCAGACGGTCGAGCAGAGCTGACGCCGCCTGCGGGGTGATGGAGAGCTGCCGGGCCAGCTCTCCCATGGAGATCCCACCCGCTGTGGCGGCGAGGTCCAGTACTTGGAGGGCGCGCACGTCGGTGGTGTGCAGCCCTGTCTGTTCGGCCAGGTGCGTCCCCAGCACCGCCGCTTGGCGGACCAGAGCGATCGCCAGCCGGACGACGTGCGTGGACGGTGCGCTCTGCTCGTCCGGCCGGGCGGGCCCCGCTGCTCGCTCCCAGGAGGGATTGCCAGGTCTCGCCGCTGATGCCATGCTTCATTCTATCGAATATTTCAACTCGTTGAAGGAGCGGACGGGTGAGCTTCGGACGAGGCAGCAGCAAGGCGAGCGCCGGAGCCCGCCAGGGTGTTCTTGATCCGAGGCTCGGGCGCTGGTTGCTGCTCGGCACGGCCATGGTGCAGGCGGCATCTCCGTTGCTGATCGATTTCGGCGCCGCGGGGACCGATCCGCCCGTCGTTCCAGCCGGGTATGCCTTCTCGATCTGGTCGGTGATCCTTGTCGGGTGCGTGGCGGCGGCCGTCTACGGTCTGCCGACGCGGCGCGCAGAGACGCCGGCTTACCGGGCTGTGCACCTGCGGCTCTCGCTCGTGCAGCTGCTCTTCGTGGCGTGGCTCCGTGCGGCGACCTCGACCGCGGTCTGGCTGACGCTGCCGATCTTCGTGGGCATGCTGGTCCTGACCCTGGCGGCGTTGCGCGAAGTCCTGGCCACGTTCACGACGAGGCGCGACCGGGGTAGCCGCTGGTTCCTGGGCACAACGCTCGGCATCTACGCCGGTTGGGCGACTGCTGCAGTGTGGATCAACGCCGCAACGCTGCTCGCCGATGCCGGGGTAGAAGCGTCCGGACTGATCGGCACGGTATGGCAGTCCATGATCCTGAGCGCTGCTGCCACGTCCGCGGTGCTGCTGCTCCGCCGGCTGCACGGCTCGCTGCCCTACGTAGGCGCTGTCGGCTGGGCCTTCACCGCCATCGTCGTCAGCACGTCGATGGCTCATGCGCCGGCACTCACCGCGGTCGCCAGCCTCGGTCTACTTGCCGTTGGCGCGGCCAGCGTCGTCGCCCGGCGGAACCGAGTGACAGGAGGCAGGCATGAGGGACCGGGCCGGGTCTCCGGATAGCGCCAGCGCCGACGGTTGTGCGAGGGCACGCAGTAGCCGACCGTCTACGGCACGGGCAGGTTGCGTCGGAAGTGGCCGGCGGTGTGGTCAGGCAGCTTCTGGTTGCGGTTGACCAGGGGTGGTCGTGGTGCTGCGTCGTTGCCGTCGCATGGCGGTGAGGGCGACCGTGCCGGCGACCAGGTAGGCGATCGTCTCGGCGTTGATCGCCAGCGGCCCGAGCATGCCGGCGATGGGGCCGGCAAGCCCGATGCCGGTGAGCTGAGCGATGCCTTGAGTGCCGAAGGTGAGGCTTGCGGTGCGGCCGCGGAGACCCTCGGCGGAGTGCTGTTGCACGGCGATCGCCTGGGCCGTGCCGTAGACCGCGAAGGGCAAGCCGGCCAGGGCGGTGAGGGCGATGGCCGGCCAGGGCCCGACGGGAAGGAGCAGGGGGTAGTTGAAGATGATGATCAGCAGCGCGCCGCTGGCCAGGGCGCCGGTGCCGAGCATGTGCATGCTGTCCCAGCGCGGCGCGCAACGCACCACGATCAGACCTCCGAGCATCCCGCCGAGGGCCTGGAGCGAGAGCATGAGGCCGAGCTCGGTGCTCCCGCCGCCCGCGACGTCAGTCATCCAGGGCGCCATGAGGGCGGAGATGAAGCCTTCTCCGAAGCCGACGAGAGCCATCACCAGGACCAGTGGGCGCAGCACCGGATGATCGCGGACTGCTGACCAACCTTCCCGCCAGGAGTGCACCAAACCGCCACCCGCGCTCAAGGAGGCCGTTCGAGATGAGCGGACGGTGGCGATGAGCCAGGCGGCGAGGAGGAAGCTGGCGGCATCCGCCAGGGCCACGTTCTGGAGCCCGCCAGCACTGAGGAGAACTCCGCCGACCGCGGGTCCGGCCAAGCGAGCGATGTTGCTCCCGACGGCGTTCAAGCCGTTCACCTCCGCCAGCCGTCCCTCCGGTGCGATGCCCGCGATCAACGTCTGCGACGCGGGCAGGACGAACTGCGCCACACACGACCGGCAGAACCCCACCATGGCGAACCACCACCAGGCGTCGTGCAGCAGATAGGCGAGGGTGCAGGCAGCCAGGGCGACATCGGCGATGACCAGCACTCCTCGGGGATCCCACCGGTCGACCAGCACCCCGGCGAGCTGCGCCACGCCCACCGTGGGGGCGTACTCGGCCAGCGCGACCAGCGCTGTGGCCAGAACGGAGCCGGTCGCGAGGTAGGTGCAGAAGGGCACAGCCACGAACATCGCGCCCGTCCCGGTAGCGGAGATGAGGTTGCTGCACCACACCAGGGCGACGTCTCGGTCGCCGAGCACCTTCGCTGGACCAGCCACCCGCCGAACGGTAGGAACTACCCTCCTACGAATGACAGAGCGACTTGGTAGTAGCGGCCAGCTGCAGGCCGTCACCGACCGCCGTCAAGCGCGCCTGCTGACCGATCCGCGCAGCGCAGCCTTCATCCACCCCTTCCTGGGCCGCGAACGATCCACCGCCGAGGCAGCCAGGGAAGCCGGTTGTGCTCTCACCACCATGGCGTACCGGATCCGCGTGCTCCACCAGGCCGGTCTCCTGCGGATCGTCCGGACCCACCACAGGCCGGGCCGCCCGATCAGCTACTACAGGTCCACCCAGGACGCCTACCGCGTTCCCCTGGCAGCAACTGACTTCGCCGACCAGCGCGACCAGACCCATCGCATCGGTGCACCCATCTACCGTCGGATCACCGACGCCTACAGCGCTGCACTGGCCAGCAGCGGGTCCGGCATCAGGCTCATCACCCGCGACGACCATGGCGGCATCTACTCCACAGACCTGCCCCCGCACCGGACGCCCGACCACCACCCGCTGATGTTCGAGGACCGGACCATCGAGTTGACCGTGGAGCAGGCCGAGCGTCTCTGCGCACAGCTCGACCGCTTGATCGACGAACTGCCCGACCGCGATGACCGCACTGGAAAGACACGACACTCCTACGCCGTCATGGTTGCCGCGGTGCCCCTCAAGGGATGACCCACCCACCCTGCAGGTCGACCGTCGTGCGGGACGCAAGCAGGTCGAGACCCCTGCGGGGACCCACGCCAGCCGACGCTCTACCGGTGCACCGCAAGCGGGAGGGTGACCGGCAGACCCGACGGCTCGGGGTACCCGGGAGAACAGGCTCGGGTTCGGACCGGTCTAGTGGTCGTGCGCTCGTGTGGGCGCGTAGGTGATCATCAGCGCGCCGGCCGGGAGCGTGACGACCTCGACCAGCGTGAGATCGGTCCGACTGTCCAGATTTCGAACAGGCGTCGGCCCTCGTGCATGATCACCGGGTGGACGATGATGCGGTACTCGTCGACCAGCGCGGCGTTGGTGAGAGCTTGCACCAGGACGGGGCTGCCGAAGGTGATGATGTCGCCACCCTCCGCTGCCTTGAGCTGGTGGATCTGCCGCTCGAGGTCGGGGCCGGCGATCGGCGTCGCAGGTTCGTAGGCGCCCCAGTCGAGTTGGTCGGTGGACCGGCTGGTGACCACGAACTTGTGGGCTGTGTTGATCTTCTCGGCTATCCGGACCGCGACGTCTGGTACATCTGGCCACTCCTGGACGTTGGGCCACTTGCGCACGAGGTCTTCGTAGGTGCCACGACCGAGGACCATGGTGTCGACGCCGTCCAGGGAGGTCAGGAACTGGTTCGTGGACTGGTCGATCCCCGGCTGCGCCCACCGTGGGAAGTCTGTCTCATCACCGTCCGGCGGACCGGTGACGATGTTGTTGGCGGTGCTGTGGATGGACACGACGAGCTTTCGCATGCTGGTTCCCTTCGGTAGCCGACGGAGTCAGGGGCTCGAGTTGCGACCCGCACGTCAAGCGGCGACGGTGGCGGTGGTCAGGGCCGGTCATCGTGCTCCTCCAGGAGCGGCCTCGCCTGGTGCGGGCGTCACAGGGTCAGACCGAGCGGCGACCGAGGATTCATCGACCAGGAACCAGCTGGTCTGGCGACACGGAGGGCGACAACTTCCTCGGGGGCCGCTCTTGCGCGGGGAAGGGTGGGCTCGTGCCCTGGCAGGGCAGAATTCCGCCATGGAGATCCGTCGGGCGATGCCCGTGATCAGGACGGACGAGCCCGCAGAGGCGCGCCGGTTCTACGAAGGCTTCCTCGGCTTCCGGGTTGCCATGGACGAAGACGGGATGCTCATGCTCGTGTCGAGGAGTACCCCGACCACGCAGGTGATCGTCGCCTGGCCGAGCGCGACGGCGGTGGACCCGGAGTTGCTCTCTGTCGACGTCTCCATCGAGGTGGCCGACGTGGAGGCGGCGTACGCGGCCGCCCGGTCGCAGGCCCTGGAGATGGTCCGTGGGCTCCGCGACGAACCGTGGGGTGTCCGCCGGTTCTTCGTTCGCGACCCTTCGGGGCACACCATCAACGTCGCCAGTCACCTGTAGAGCCGTACGCCTCGCCTCGCCGACGTCGCACGAGCGGGAGCTCGACGGGGAACCTGAGGAGGGCCGGGGCGGACGATCGCCGCCAGTGCGGGGGAGTCCTCAAGGCTCTTGGCGAACGACCGGTCGCCGAAGGGCTCGGACGCACGAGCCGAGTCGTGCGGGGCGCACAGGGTTGGGGCCGGAGGGGCCGCACGCAGTGGCCGATGATCCACACGAGCACTCTTGACCCTTCGTGCTCAGCGTGCTTGCGTTAGCACTCTTGGCCGGAGAGTGCTAACGAGAGGCTGCGGATGGCGACGTTGGCGCTAGGTGCGCCGTACCGGCGTCTGTGGTCGGCCACCTTGCTCGCCAGCTTGGGTGATGGCATCCGGGCCGCGGCCTTCCCGCTGCTCGCGGTGACCCTGACTCGCGACCCGGTGCTGATCGCGGGTGTGGCCGTGGCCACCCAGCTGCCCGGCGTCCTGCTGGGGTTGACCGCCGGATGGCTCGCCGACCGTCTCGATCGACGGAGGATCGTGATCGTCGCCGACACGGTCCGCCTCGCTGTCCTGGTCGCGCTGATCTGCCTCATCACGGGTGGCTGGGCGACGATGGCTCTGCTGTACCTCGTCGTGTTCGTCTCCGGC
The window above is part of the Friedmanniella luteola genome. Proteins encoded here:
- a CDS encoding TetR/AcrR family transcriptional regulator, which codes for MADTTTRAGGVRAQAREQMRTAILETARAHLADHGAVGLSLRAVARDVGMVSSAVYRYFPSRDALLTALIIDAYDSLGSAVERAEARVPREDLAGRWRAVAVATRGWARADPHQYALVYGSPVPGYAAPQDTVGPATRVARLLADLLVDIAASDGTRPGDPDREGSTAAVDAAVQPVARYTGGQVPTDLLVRGVMAWTYLFGAVSFELFGQRHQVIAEDHADDFFAEESRRLCVLLGIADD
- a CDS encoding NAD-dependent epimerase/dehydratase family protein, which encodes MTQLHVVVGAGPVGSTAATRLAEQGHRVRVVTRSGSGPVRPGVECMAADAADAPAMARLSEGASAIYNCANPSYTTWTTAWPPLSASLLSAAEASGAVLAAVSNLYVYGPVDRPMTEQTPMCSRDSKGRVRTQMWRDALAAHQAGRVRYVEVRASDYPDAPGATSHLSRHVAALRAGRTCQVMGSPDRAHSWTATGDVVALLLAAAADPTAYGRAWHVPSAPPRTQREALTDLAAAAGLTAAPKVRGTSPALLRAVGLVVPVVREIAGTVYQFADDFVIDDSAAREHFGLTHTPWPDTVRRVLANDDAVPAARRAA
- a CDS encoding DUF4386 domain-containing protein — its product is MRRLPVAGALLVGSAVLSLVGYAVLGTKFGWPAVLDEPGTVALDRFVEAEPWVRVGFYAFLLSSLVLVPAAVALEDGLTRGQAAARTITAFGVLGAFAQMLGWVRWPLAVPALADRWTDPSAGQADLAVTAAVYDLLNGYAGGAVGEHLGWLLQGVWAVGVSLWVLRARGLPPWFAVLGVALSVVWALLVPVATAFGLPTLEFWSLNVYTAWYLWLLALGVLLMVRRVEPPAEPVLDRVRRQLPAVGS
- a CDS encoding SgcJ/EcaC family oxidoreductase, which translates into the protein MTVTPLRHAGSNAEARSSREAETVALEVLARLEKAWNDGDGEAFGSNFAPDASFVNIRGEHIVGRAGIAAGHAAILATIYAGSVNRMQLVRAIELVDGTVAAISVNTLDCPTGPLVGVHRATSTSLIHVPSDGVGRPEIVVGHNTLVTV
- a CDS encoding TetR/AcrR family transcriptional regulator; amino-acid sequence: MTPSRPYRSELREQQAERTRELIAASARERFLEKGWAGTSVRSVAEGAGISEATVYSVYGSKAGLASSLIDAAEQGANVQQAIAEIKDRVGDPGGQLRAFVGFDRRLYEDAGDVLRILAEGRRQHPDLGAAYDEGRRRGDDQRRDVFSSWPADEWRAGLDVERGVAIYAVLVSLDSFAIATRDYGWSPAEVEEWWHRTLTELLLR
- a CDS encoding alpha/beta fold hydrolase, coding for MDGHDIYARCAGRGSPTVLYFSGWAPDPTVLGVSKVQAMEQADGGRHRICSYERRNTGRSETVEGTRTPDDIVADVDGVLDAVSEDGPFVLLGASFGGLVASAYAVAHPDKVAGVLLLDSSVPDDYVIDERHGFVGMCSRANRDADALDSLEKIDNCRLARWAYDRRDREPDVPLTYLAAEDPSGRGEVADDPLRKAFVKRWSPGVWTSVSAPHWMDEADPELVLEHLELVRCRGKGRLSGGPS
- a CDS encoding glycosyltransferase family 87 protein translates to MSPPTAALLFVPLAAFTYGWAALVWTAVTVVALGLALCWARRVLSKSHGDHQLFVLVMWSTPAVFELVGAGQDTALALLIVMLSLRRRLAFAAGTRRRGRAAAETGRHRRLTGFRRWAEGRPPNAWEDVAHGMGSP
- a CDS encoding phosphotransferase enzyme family protein — encoded protein: MGWEALEQWGDARRVEPLAGGVANQVWSVRVGGQLAVGRLGARSDADLAWETDLLRHLDRGGLTVPVPIATTAGRWFADGLVVMTYVEGVPPETEDDWRRVADTLGRLHGLTQGWPQRPGWRSSVDLLQAVSGTRIDLGAMPPEGVARCRAAWARLSGRPTCVVHGDPNPGNIRITADRVALIDWDESHVDVPDLDLVLPHNAAELPDGAYDIAAQASAAWEAAVCWDDEHAREQLSRVRAAEPGTVVADRCAGRA
- a CDS encoding MarR family winged helix-turn-helix transcriptional regulator, which produces MASAARPGNPSWERAAGPARPDEQSAPSTHVVRLAIALVRQAAVLGTHLAEQTGLHTTDVRALQVLDLAATAGGISMGELARQLSITPQAASALLDRLEARDLARREPYPGDRRRTQVILGPAAQAFGQQHLAPLATRLQAAAAELTHAEADAVQKFLGKVVDAEQAQAPHPGREQPQGEHRAAGLPTDAVP
- a CDS encoding MFS transporter → MAGPAKVLGDRDVALVWCSNLISATGTGAMFVAVPFCTYLATGSVLATALVALAEYAPTVGVAQLAGVLVDRWDPRGVLVIADVALAACTLAYLLHDAWWWFAMVGFCRSCVAQFVLPASQTLIAGIAPEGRLAEVNGLNAVGSNIARLAGPAVGGVLLSAGGLQNVALADAASFLLAAWLIATVRSSRTASLSAGGGLVHSWREGWSAVRDHPVLRPLVLVMALVGFGEGFISALMAPWMTDVAGGGSTELGLMLSLQALGGMLGGLIVVRCAPRWDSMHMLGTGALASGALLIIIFNYPLLLPVGPWPAIALTALAGLPFAVYGTAQAIAVQQHSAEGLRGRTASLTFGTQGIAQLTGIGLAGPIAGMLGPLAINAETIAYLVAGTVALTAMRRQRRSTTTTPGQPQPEAA